One genomic region from Oncorhynchus keta strain PuntledgeMale-10-30-2019 unplaced genomic scaffold, Oket_V2 Un_contig_15939_pilon_pilon, whole genome shotgun sequence encodes:
- the LOC118378785 gene encoding zinc finger protein 319-like, with amino-acid sequence MTEAWQQHAVAPPPTVVHNLPPGSDSALGCAVYGIVLQPDVASLQQQPQHGQQHAVPAQQPSLQVGGEGGHKCGACGHDISHLANPHEHQCMGTGDRSFQCTQCMKIFCQATDLLEHQCVQVEQKPFVCGVCKMGFSLLTSLAQHHNAHNNGNNPMKCSICEKTYRPGSGNNTPTSSAANPSTGEASSGGAALRGPDRPYKCSVCHKGFRHLSELSRHERVHTGEKPYKCDTCDKSFSQSSHLAHHQRTHSSERPYKCAVCEKCFKHRSHLVRHMYAHSGEHLFKCNLCEMHFKESSELLHHQCQPTVTLDRPFRCGSCGKGFKRPSDLRQHERTHSEERPFQCEECQMSFKQQYALVRHRRTHKNPADRPFKCNLCDKGFLQPSHLLYHQHVHGMESLFKCASCQKGFSQSGELLRHKCTGSGRRLPYKCDVCGKGYKKKSTLQRHQNSSCQEKPLKCSLCNRRFLSPSEFVTHRCDPSREKPLKCPDCEKRFKYSSELQRHRRVHTGEKPYKCSSCDKSFKQREHLVKHQAVHSREAQFKCVWCGERFVNLGALQEHTVQHTAEGGGYPTAPCIQ; translated from the exons ATGACTGAGGCGTGGCAGCAGCACGCAGTGGCCCCTCCACCCACCGTGGTGCACAACCTCCCCCCGGGCTCCGACAGCGCCCTGGGCTGTGCCGTGTACGGGATCGTCCTCCAGCCGGATGTGGCATCCCTCCAGCAGCAGCCCCAGCACGGCCAGCAGCATGCCGTACCCGCCCAGCAGCCTTCCCTACAGGTAGGAGGCGAGGGAGGGCACAAGTGCGGAGCCTGCGGCCATGACATATCCCACCTAGCTAATCCACACGAGCACCAGTGTATGGGGACCGGGGATCGGTCGTTCCAGTGTACCCAATGTATGAAGATCTTCTGCCAGGCCACGGATCTGTTGGAGCATCAGTGTGTACAGGTGGAGCAGAAGccgtttgtgtgtggtgtgtgtaagaTGGGTTTCTCTTTGCTCACCTCGCTGGCACAGCACCACAACGCCCACAACAACGGCAACAACCCCATGAAGTGTTCCATCTGTGAGAAGACCTACCGCCCAGGTTCTGGCAACAACACCCCCACCTCCTCCGCCGCCAACCCGTCCACCGGCGAGGCCTCCAGTGGCGGGGCGGC GCTTCGGGGACCGGACAGGCCCTACAAGTGCTCGGTGTGCCACAAGGGCTTTCGGCATCTGTCTGAGCTGTCGCGACACGAGCGGGTGCACACGGGAGAAAAGCCTTACAAGTGTGACACCTGTGACAAGAGCTTCAGCCAGTCCTCTCACCTGGCCCACCACCAGCGCACCCACAGCTCAGAGCGGCCCTACAAGTGTGCCGTGTGTGAAAAGTGCTTCAAGCACCGCTCACACCTGGTGCGCCACATGTACGCCCACTCCGGCGAGCACCTGTTCAAGTGCAATCTGTGCGAGATGCACTTCAAGGAGTCGTCGGAGCTGCTGCACCACCAGTGCCAGCCCACAGTGACGTTGGACAGGCCGTTCCGCTGCGGCTCGTGCGGGAAGGGCTTCAAGCGGCCTTCGGATCTGCGGCAGCACGAACGCACGCACTCCGAGGAACGCCCGTTCCAGTGCGAGGAGTGCCAGATGAGCTTCAAGCAGCAGTACGCCCTCGTTCGTCACCGCCGCACTCACAAGAACCCGGCCGACCGGCCTTTTAAGTGTAACCTATGCGACAAGGGTTTCCTGCAGCCCTCCCACCTGCTGTACCACCAGCACGTCCATGGCATGGAGAGCCTGTTCAAGTGTGCTTCCTGCCAGAAAGGCTTCAGCCAATCCGGTGAACTGCTCCGGCACAAATGCACCGGCTCGGGTCGGCGTCTG CCCTACAAGTGCGACGTGTGCGGCAAAGGTTACAAGAAGAAGTCGACGCTCCAGCGCCACCAGAACTCCAGCTGTCAGGAGAAGCCGCTGAAGTGCTCCCTGTGCAACCGACGCTTCCTGTCGCCGTCTGAGTTCGTGACGCACCGCTGCGACCCGTCACGGGAGAAGCCCCTGAAGTGCCCCGACTGCGAGAAGCGCTTCAAGTATTCCTCGGAGCTGCAACGGCACCGTCGCGTCCACACCGGAGAGAAGCCTTACAAGTGCTCCAGCTGCGACAAGAGCTTCAAGCAGAGGGAGCACCTGGTGAAGCACCAGGCGGTGCACTCGCGGGAAGCCCAGTTTAAGTGCGTGTGGTGCGGGGAGCGTTTTGTGAACCTGGGAGCCCTCCAGGAGCACACGGTCCAGCACACTGCGGAAGGAGGCGGTTATCCCACAGCCCCGTGTATACAGTGA